A part of Olleya sp. Bg11-27 genomic DNA contains:
- a CDS encoding LptF/LptG family permease: MLIFVLQAIWLYIKELAGKDLDLVTVLKFLMYITPTLIPLILPLTILLASIMVFGNFAENYEFAAMKSTGISLQRAMSGLGIFIVGLSILTFFFSNNVIPWAEYNSYNLRKNIAKVKPAMIIAEGQFNDIGEAFNIKVEKKSGENGQYLKGVTIHQKSGKNFAGNYTTIVAERGELASAKDSNILKLILYNGYYYDDTPPKKIKERNKKPFTKAAFKKHVMNMDLSQLNNIDLDEKNIDDKYTMLNVAELNYAIDSLKIERNTIVKEFSNSLYNRTNLATLNLTVTPKKDSIYTGEILDIFKDKRIIQVLDYAINSTSSTQQIIKSKQAILKARNTNLYKHGIQMHKKFALAIACIILFFVGAPLGALIRKGGLGLPMVIAIVLFLSYHFIGLFAENSAKNGNLHPALSAWFSTLIMLPLSIFLTTRATQDRGIFEFDHITQPIKHWYNQKFNRGAQFDTLNGSTSLVTFEEKDINNYKTLSKITSISFGIALVLGLLYFVFKNNKLPQFAEAGIQVSAVAFIVFLYNYIKSSFAFDKLNALTANKKETIIQKILGAVVYPLTHFLRVDKIAFGTNYNPIKTHNSEDFYTERPITLSQNDSIDFRAVSKLSFLFFSIALILFLSYFILKNNEQPQLALAGIQISIISFIVFVFNYIKSYLEYVKLLKIIKHKQEQPLFTLLGFILYPIIHFNRRQKIDA, from the coding sequence ATGCTGATTTTTGTTTTACAAGCGATATGGTTATATATAAAAGAATTAGCAGGTAAAGATCTGGACTTAGTAACGGTCCTTAAGTTTTTAATGTACATAACTCCTACCCTAATTCCTTTAATTTTACCCCTTACTATTTTACTAGCCTCTATTATGGTTTTTGGTAATTTTGCCGAAAACTATGAGTTTGCAGCCATGAAATCTACAGGGATTTCACTACAACGTGCGATGTCAGGTTTAGGTATCTTTATTGTAGGCTTATCCATACTGACCTTCTTTTTTAGTAATAACGTCATCCCATGGGCAGAATATAACAGTTACAATCTTAGAAAAAATATTGCCAAAGTCAAACCTGCTATGATTATTGCAGAAGGACAGTTTAATGATATTGGTGAAGCTTTCAATATTAAAGTAGAAAAAAAATCAGGAGAAAATGGCCAGTATTTAAAAGGAGTCACTATCCATCAAAAAAGTGGTAAAAATTTTGCCGGTAACTACACTACTATTGTCGCCGAACGGGGCGAATTAGCTAGTGCCAAAGACTCCAACATATTAAAACTTATTTTATATAATGGGTATTATTATGATGATACACCACCAAAAAAAATAAAAGAACGGAACAAGAAACCATTCACTAAAGCTGCTTTTAAAAAGCACGTTATGAATATGGATTTGTCTCAACTAAACAATATTGACTTAGATGAGAAAAATATTGACGACAAATACACCATGTTAAATGTTGCAGAATTGAACTATGCAATAGATTCTTTAAAAATAGAACGTAATACTATTGTAAAAGAGTTTTCTAATTCTTTATATAACAGAACCAATTTAGCGACGTTAAACTTAACGGTTACCCCTAAAAAAGATAGCATTTATACTGGAGAAATACTTGATATTTTTAAAGACAAACGTATAATACAAGTTTTAGATTATGCTATAAACAGTACCTCTAGTACACAACAGATTATAAAATCTAAGCAAGCTATTTTAAAAGCTAGAAACACAAACTTATATAAGCACGGTATACAAATGCATAAAAAGTTTGCTTTGGCTATCGCTTGTATTATACTGTTTTTTGTTGGTGCTCCGCTAGGCGCGTTAATAAGAAAAGGAGGATTAGGATTACCAATGGTAATTGCAATTGTCTTATTTTTAAGTTATCACTTCATAGGTTTATTTGCAGAAAATAGTGCGAAAAACGGGAATTTACATCCCGCTCTCTCGGCTTGGTTCTCTACGTTAATTATGTTACCACTAAGTATTTTTTTAACAACACGAGCGACACAAGATCGTGGTATTTTTGAGTTTGATCATATTACACAACCCATCAAACATTGGTATAATCAAAAATTTAATCGTGGCGCTCAATTTGATACCTTAAATGGAAGCACATCGTTGGTTACCTTTGAAGAAAAAGACATTAACAACTATAAAACGCTTTCAAAAATAACCAGTATTAGCTTTGGTATAGCGTTAGTTTTGGGATTGCTATACTTTGTATTTAAAAACAATAAGCTTCCTCAATTCGCAGAGGCAGGTATTCAAGTTAGTGCTGTTGCCTTTATAGTATTTTTATACAACTACATTAAATCATCTTTTGCCTTTGACAAGCTAAATGCTTTAACGGCAAATAAAAAAGAGACGATTATCCAAAAAATACTTGGCGCCGTAGTCTACCCTTTAACTCACTTTTTAAGAGTCGATAAAATTGCTTTTGGCACTAACTATAATCCTATAAAAACACATAACAGTGAAGACTTTTATACAGAAAGACCAATTACTTTAAGCCAAAATGATAGTATAGACTTTAGAGCAGTCTCCAAGTTAAGCTTTCTGTTTTTTAGTATTGCTTTAATTTTGTTTCTCTCTTATTTCATATTAAAAAATAACGAACAACCCCAATTAGCTTTAGCAGGGATACAAATTAGTATTATTTCATTTATAGTATTTGTCTTTAACTACATCAAATCCTATTTAGAATATGTCAAATTACTAAAGATTATAAAGCATAAACAAGAGCAACCTTTATTTACACTTTTAGGGTTTATACTATACCCAATAATTCACTTTAATAGACGTCAAAAAATAGACGCATAG
- a CDS encoding diacylglycerol kinase, with protein MSKKEPFIINRLKSVGYAFKGMLLLLKTEASIKIQFCIAIIMTIGGFYYEISSTEWIMQCFAIGLVMSVEGVNTAIEAIADFIHPEHHEKIGFIKDIAAGAVFIASIAASIIGLIIYIPKVF; from the coding sequence ATGAGTAAAAAGGAACCTTTTATAATCAATCGTTTAAAAAGTGTAGGGTATGCCTTTAAGGGCATGCTCTTACTTTTAAAGACAGAAGCTAGTATCAAAATCCAATTTTGTATTGCTATTATCATGACCATTGGTGGTTTTTATTATGAGATTTCTTCCACAGAATGGATCATGCAATGTTTTGCCATAGGACTAGTTATGAGTGTGGAAGGCGTGAACACTGCTATTGAAGCTATTGCGGATTTTATTCACCCTGAACATCACGAAAAAATTGGTTTTATTAAAGACATCGCAGCAGGCGCTGTTTTTATAGCCTCCATAGCGGCTTCTATCATTGGGTTAATAATTTACATTCCAAAAGTATTTTAA
- a CDS encoding DUF6789 family protein, protein MNNKFLKSIVAGIIATIAMTVLMVISGTLGMPKMEPPHMLATTLGAPVIVGWMMHFMIGISFALIYTYVVSGWFVKINSVILKGVVFGVIAAVMAKVSMTIMGKMFDTMPTPSGNMALVLMGLVMGHILFGIVVVWFIHRK, encoded by the coding sequence ATGAATAATAAATTTTTAAAAAGTATTGTAGCCGGAATTATAGCAACGATTGCCATGACAGTACTAATGGTAATCTCTGGAACATTAGGAATGCCAAAAATGGAACCGCCACATATGTTAGCGACAACTTTAGGAGCTCCCGTAATTGTTGGATGGATGATGCATTTTATGATAGGGATTTCGTTTGCCTTAATTTATACGTATGTTGTTAGTGGTTGGTTTGTAAAGATTAATTCTGTTATACTAAAAGGTGTTGTTTTTGGTGTCATAGCAGCTGTTATGGCAAAAGTAAGTATGACAATTATGGGTAAGATGTTTGATACAATGCCTACGCCTTCGGGTAATATGGCTTTAGTATTAATGGGCTTAGTTATGGGGCATATTTTATTTGGTATTGTTGTCGTGTGGTTTATACACCGTAAATAG
- a CDS encoding thioredoxin family protein yields the protein MKKLLFLFMLCASFTMIAQDDDFEDYESNLNWLTDLAEAKNEAEASKKPILIYFTGSDWCAPCKMLKKDFFYSEAFEEKADQFVLLMIDMPRRVDIISEEQQKKNNNVVSKYNTSGGYPNLVVLNDKLHIIGELSGYTFLRETDRHFAFIEAILENY from the coding sequence ATGAAAAAATTACTGTTTCTATTTATGTTATGCGCGTCGTTTACAATGATTGCTCAAGACGATGATTTTGAAGATTACGAGTCTAATTTAAATTGGTTAACGGATTTGGCAGAAGCTAAAAACGAAGCTGAAGCTTCTAAAAAACCAATTCTAATTTATTTTACAGGAAGCGATTGGTGTGCCCCATGTAAAATGTTGAAAAAAGATTTTTTCTACTCAGAAGCATTTGAAGAGAAAGCAGATCAATTTGTGTTACTAATGATTGATATGCCAAGACGGGTTGATATTATATCTGAAGAACAACAAAAAAAGAATAATAACGTCGTTAGTAAATATAATACATCAGGAGGCTACCCTAATTTAGTGGTGTTAAATGATAAATTACATATAATAGGAGAATTATCTGGGTATACATTTTTAAGAGAAACAGACAGACATTTTGCTTTTATAGAGGCGATTCTAGAAAATTACTAG
- a CDS encoding Pycsar system effector family protein produces MSSKKTGKAEDNYLMDELKIDRDTLKSLKKKLAKIEPRSERGVETLFRLLSKNQYTLNTMIDRKSNILISINALILSLIIGTVMSQLEADPHLIFPVVMILMTNLISITYAIFATRPELVHGDKGARNLMFYGNFQDMEETEYVDSITELMNQGDELYKTIAKDTFYLGKTIDRKFKLLRKSFNVFLVGIILSVMGFIGCHVFFGGLM; encoded by the coding sequence ATGAGCAGTAAAAAAACAGGAAAAGCAGAAGATAACTATTTAATGGACGAGTTAAAGATCGATAGGGATACCCTTAAATCTTTAAAGAAAAAACTAGCCAAAATTGAACCAAGGTCGGAGCGTGGGGTCGAAACGTTGTTTCGTTTATTATCCAAAAATCAGTATACTTTAAATACGATGATAGATAGAAAATCTAACATTCTTATTTCAATCAATGCATTAATATTGTCATTAATCATTGGGACCGTTATGAGTCAGTTAGAAGCAGATCCACACCTTATTTTTCCTGTGGTAATGATTTTGATGACCAATTTGATCTCTATAACATACGCAATATTTGCAACACGTCCAGAACTAGTACATGGCGATAAAGGTGCACGGAATCTTATGTTTTATGGTAATTTTCAAGATATGGAGGAAACTGAATATGTGGATAGTATTACGGAGTTAATGAATCAAGGGGATGAATTGTATAAAACCATTGCAAAAGACACCTTTTATCTAGGGAAAACGATTGATAGAAAATTTAAACTCTTGCGTAAATCCTTTAATGTATTTTTAGTGGGGATTATTTTATCTGTTATGGGCTTTATAGGCTGTCACGTCTTTTTTGGTGGGCTGATGTAA
- a CDS encoding LolA family protein has protein sequence MKKLLVLFLLATSTLFAQNNDAKKLLDEVSAKAKSYDNISIDFKYVLENTEENIKQETKGDVVMQGEKYRLNILGITRIFDGKSIFSISPEDEEITVSKGSDQDESTITPSKMLSFYQDGFTYKMDIIQDVSGRKIQFVKLIPIDSNSEIKNVLLGVDTKTKHIYRLIEVGKNGTKTTLTVNSFKTNETLSKSLFTFDESKYKDYYINKLD, from the coding sequence ATGAAAAAATTATTAGTATTATTTTTATTAGCTACCAGTACTCTATTCGCACAAAATAATGATGCGAAAAAATTATTAGATGAAGTATCAGCAAAAGCGAAAAGCTATGATAATATTTCAATAGATTTTAAATACGTTTTAGAAAATACTGAAGAAAATATCAAGCAAGAGACTAAAGGTGATGTCGTCATGCAAGGTGAAAAATACCGTCTGAATATTTTAGGTATTACCCGTATTTTTGATGGTAAAAGTATTTTCAGCATTAGTCCTGAAGATGAAGAAATAACAGTATCTAAAGGTAGTGATCAAGACGAAAGTACAATTACACCAAGTAAAATGTTATCCTTTTATCAAGACGGTTTTACATATAAAATGGACATCATACAAGATGTTAGTGGTCGTAAAATTCAGTTTGTGAAACTTATTCCAATAGATTCAAATTCTGAAATCAAAAACGTCTTATTAGGGGTTGATACCAAAACAAAACATATTTACAGGTTGATCGAAGTTGGAAAAAACGGCACAAAAACCACTTTAACTGTAAATTCTTTTAAAACTAATGAGACATTATCAAAATCCTTATTTACCTTTGACGAAAGTAAGTATAAGGACTATTACATCAATAAACTGGATTAA
- a CDS encoding DegT/DnrJ/EryC1/StrS family aminotransferase has product MPGFESFGDLERKEVEDVLDNGVLMRYGFDGMRNGHYKAKSLETEIQKTLQVNHAQLVTNGTAAVSVALALAGIGAGDEVIMPCFTFVASFEAIMMLGAIPVLVDIDDTLTVDPEAVKSAITSKTKAIMPVHMCGSMANLDALKQIAEDHNLKLIEDACQAIGGTYKGKALGTYGDLGCFSFDFVKTITCGEGGAVVTNNPEYAKHADLFTDHGHDHIGSDRGAETHPYLGYNFRISELNAAVGLAQVRRLKDFIAIQKKNYTILREALSTIPEVTFRTVPEGGEESYAFLSFFLPNLETTRKTSAAFKESGVDVCFHYYDNNWHYIRKWDHLKDIKTLYPVSKDVKDGLAYLKDKTFEKSDHFIGRNISCLIKLSWTEEETRQRAQLMVEAIKASL; this is encoded by the coding sequence ATGCCAGGATTTGAAAGCTTTGGAGATTTAGAGCGAAAAGAAGTAGAAGATGTACTAGATAATGGAGTATTAATGCGTTATGGTTTTGATGGCATGCGTAATGGACATTATAAAGCGAAGTCTTTAGAAACAGAAATACAAAAGACATTACAGGTTAACCATGCACAATTAGTAACTAATGGTACAGCGGCGGTATCTGTTGCTTTAGCTTTAGCGGGTATTGGAGCTGGAGACGAGGTTATTATGCCTTGTTTTACGTTTGTTGCTAGTTTTGAGGCGATCATGATGTTAGGAGCTATTCCTGTATTAGTCGATATTGATGATACATTAACCGTAGATCCAGAGGCTGTAAAAAGCGCTATTACGTCTAAAACAAAAGCAATCATGCCAGTACACATGTGTGGTAGTATGGCTAATCTAGACGCGCTTAAGCAAATAGCGGAAGACCATAATTTAAAATTGATTGAAGATGCTTGTCAAGCTATCGGGGGAACTTATAAAGGAAAGGCTTTAGGAACTTACGGAGATTTGGGGTGTTTTAGTTTTGACTTTGTTAAAACGATAACTTGTGGAGAAGGTGGCGCAGTCGTTACAAATAACCCAGAGTATGCCAAACATGCCGATTTGTTTACAGATCATGGACATGACCATATTGGAAGTGATAGAGGAGCGGAAACGCACCCTTATTTAGGTTATAATTTCAGAATTTCAGAATTGAATGCAGCAGTAGGTTTAGCACAAGTGAGACGTTTAAAAGACTTTATTGCTATTCAGAAAAAAAATTACACGATTTTAAGAGAGGCGTTGTCAACTATTCCGGAAGTAACTTTTAGAACAGTACCTGAAGGCGGAGAAGAAAGTTACGCTTTTTTAAGTTTCTTTTTACCAAATTTAGAAACGACAAGAAAGACATCTGCTGCGTTTAAAGAGTCAGGTGTTGATGTTTGTTTTCATTATTATGATAACAACTGGCACTATATTAGAAAATGGGACCATTTAAAAGATATAAAAACGCTGTATCCAGTGTCTAAAGACGTTAAAGACGGTTTAGCTTATCTTAAAGATAAAACGTTTGAAAAATCAGACCATTTTATTGGTAGAAACATCTCTTGTCTAATCAAATTATCTTGGACAGAAGAAGAAACAAGACAACGTGCACAACTTATGGTTGAAGCTATAAAAGCATCACTGTAG
- a CDS encoding NAD(P)H-dependent oxidoreductase encodes MNIIEQLNWRYATKSFDSEKSIPEKDIDVLTEAFNLTATSYGLQPIKLLIIKNKDLQSALVPFSYNQKQVGEASHLLVFCIESQIDTPFVSNYFDRVKAIRNTPDDILNPFKTFLIEDFKTKTQAEKEAWAAKQVYLAMGNLMTVCAMLKIDACPMEGFSPSDYDRLLELEALQLKSVLVMPIGYRAEDDFMAALDKVRRPIEESVIRR; translated from the coding sequence ATGAATATAATAGAGCAGCTTAATTGGCGATACGCCACAAAAAGCTTCGATTCCGAAAAAAGCATTCCAGAAAAAGATATAGACGTGTTAACGGAAGCCTTTAATTTAACAGCAACTTCTTACGGTTTGCAGCCAATAAAGCTTCTTATCATAAAAAATAAAGACCTACAATCGGCGTTAGTTCCGTTTTCATATAATCAAAAACAAGTAGGGGAAGCGTCTCATCTTTTAGTCTTTTGTATCGAATCACAAATAGATACACCTTTTGTTTCTAATTATTTTGATCGTGTCAAAGCCATACGAAATACACCGGATGATATTCTAAATCCTTTTAAAACCTTTTTGATTGAAGATTTTAAAACAAAAACACAAGCAGAAAAAGAAGCATGGGCAGCAAAGCAAGTCTATTTAGCCATGGGGAATTTAATGACGGTTTGTGCGATGTTAAAAATAGACGCCTGTCCAATGGAAGGTTTTAGTCCTTCCGATTACGATCGTCTTCTAGAATTAGAAGCGTTACAATTAAAATCGGTACTAGTGATGCCTATAGGTTATAGAGCAGAAGATGATTTTATGGCAGCATTAGATAAGGTCAGAAGACCTATTGAAGAAAGTGTGATTAGGAGGTAA
- a CDS encoding DNA translocase FtsK, whose protein sequence is MAKAKKQTKPKKKVSIKKPDFKLSSQQKLVLGSFLVILGLLFFIAFLSYLFTGKTDQSVLSEFASRDVETKNWLSKLGAWISHLFVQRGFGIAAFIISGLTFLSGVYVLTDLSKAKLRKHWFWGLLVMLWVSVFFGFFTHKNDSLSGVVGFEINSYCQDYIGKIGTILLLIFAFITYLAIRFKFTPQRIAAFFKKAQNNIKDDFNEDFVPVDNAHSDEAEDIKSAFDVDKKVEPTISNHSKIEVTKAIELSQDTPKKVTKTEVKSPKIEIEIPKIEIEEPQMEIEVEAVKEELSETDNLANKLVEDFGQFDPTLELGNYQFPPLDLLKKYDNEGVTINQEELEENKNRIVDTLNNYKIGIASIKATIGPTVTLYEIVPEAGIRISKIKNLEDDIALSLSALGIRIIAPIPGKGTIGIEVPNKNSTIVSMRSVIASQKFQNTDMYLPIAIGKTISNETLVIDLAKMPHLLMAGATGQGKSVGLNAVLTSLLYKKHPAEVKFVLVDPKKVELTLFNKIERHYLAKLPDEAEAIITDNTKVIHTLNSLCIEMDNRYEMLKNALCRNIVEYNTKFKARKLNPNDGHAYLPYIVLVVDEFADLIMTAGKEVETPVARLAQLARAIGIHLIIATQRPSVNVITGIIKANFPARIAFRVSSKIDSRTILDAGGADQLIGRGDMLYTQGNDMIRVQCAFVDTPEVEKIVDFIGNQKAYPDAYLLPEYVGEESGTSLDVDISDRDKLFKDAAEIIVTAQQGSASLLQRKLKLGYNRAGRLIDQLEAAGIVGGFEGSKARQVLVTDLVALDQLLENEKN, encoded by the coding sequence ATGGCGAAAGCAAAAAAACAAACGAAGCCCAAAAAGAAAGTCAGTATCAAAAAACCTGATTTCAAGCTATCTAGCCAACAAAAGCTAGTCCTTGGAAGCTTTTTGGTTATTTTAGGTCTTCTGTTTTTTATCGCTTTTCTATCCTATTTATTTACTGGAAAAACGGATCAGAGCGTTTTAAGCGAATTTGCCTCTAGAGACGTCGAAACTAAAAATTGGCTAAGTAAGCTTGGGGCTTGGATTAGTCATTTATTTGTGCAACGTGGTTTTGGTATTGCAGCCTTTATTATCTCTGGACTAACCTTTTTATCTGGAGTGTATGTCCTAACAGACTTGAGTAAAGCTAAATTACGTAAACATTGGTTTTGGGGCCTTTTAGTCATGCTATGGGTATCTGTGTTCTTTGGTTTTTTTACTCATAAAAATGATAGCCTAAGCGGCGTTGTTGGATTTGAAATTAATTCCTATTGTCAAGATTATATTGGAAAGATTGGGACTATCCTATTATTAATCTTTGCTTTTATTACCTATTTAGCGATCAGATTTAAATTTACTCCACAACGTATTGCCGCATTTTTTAAGAAAGCACAGAACAATATTAAAGACGACTTTAATGAAGACTTCGTACCTGTAGATAATGCACATTCTGACGAAGCTGAAGATATAAAATCTGCTTTTGATGTCGATAAAAAAGTAGAACCGACGATTTCTAATCATTCTAAAATCGAGGTTACTAAAGCTATTGAACTGAGTCAAGACACTCCTAAAAAGGTAACTAAAACAGAAGTAAAATCACCTAAAATTGAAATTGAAATTCCGAAAATTGAAATTGAGGAACCTCAAATGGAAATTGAAGTGGAAGCGGTAAAAGAAGAATTATCAGAAACGGATAATCTCGCCAATAAATTAGTTGAAGACTTTGGTCAATTTGACCCTACGTTAGAATTAGGAAACTATCAGTTTCCTCCTTTAGATTTACTTAAAAAATACGATAATGAAGGTGTTACTATTAACCAAGAAGAACTTGAAGAAAATAAAAACCGAATTGTAGATACTTTAAATAACTACAAAATTGGTATTGCTAGTATTAAAGCAACTATTGGACCAACGGTTACATTATATGAAATTGTACCAGAAGCCGGAATAAGAATTTCTAAAATTAAAAACTTAGAAGACGATATAGCCTTATCACTATCGGCTTTAGGAATACGTATTATTGCTCCTATTCCTGGTAAAGGGACTATTGGTATCGAGGTCCCAAATAAAAACTCGACCATAGTATCTATGCGTTCTGTTATTGCTTCTCAAAAGTTCCAAAATACAGATATGTATTTACCAATAGCTATTGGTAAAACCATTAGCAACGAGACTTTAGTGATTGATTTAGCCAAAATGCCTCACTTATTAATGGCAGGTGCTACTGGACAAGGTAAATCGGTAGGTTTAAATGCTGTACTGACCTCATTATTATACAAAAAACATCCTGCGGAAGTTAAATTTGTACTAGTGGATCCTAAGAAAGTAGAATTAACATTATTTAATAAAATAGAAAGACATTACTTAGCCAAACTTCCTGATGAAGCAGAAGCTATTATTACTGACAACACTAAAGTAATCCATACTTTAAACTCGTTGTGTATAGAAATGGATAACCGTTATGAAATGCTTAAAAATGCATTATGTCGTAACATTGTAGAATATAACACCAAATTTAAAGCGCGTAAATTAAATCCTAACGACGGTCATGCGTACTTACCGTATATTGTTTTGGTTGTTGATGAGTTTGCCGATTTAATTATGACTGCAGGTAAAGAAGTAGAAACACCTGTCGCCCGTTTAGCACAATTAGCACGTGCCATTGGTATTCACTTAATTATTGCAACACAACGACCTTCTGTAAACGTTATTACGGGTATTATAAAGGCCAATTTCCCGGCACGTATTGCCTTTAGAGTTTCTAGTAAAATAGATTCTAGAACAATATTAGATGCCGGTGGTGCCGATCAACTAATTGGACGTGGAGATATGTTATATACACAAGGTAATGACATGATCCGTGTACAATGTGCTTTTGTTGACACACCAGAAGTCGAAAAAATAGTTGATTTTATAGGAAATCAGAAAGCTTATCCTGATGCTTATTTACTCCCAGAATATGTTGGAGAAGAAAGTGGCACAAGTCTTGATGTAGATATATCAGACAGAGATAAATTATTTAAAGATGCTGCTGAAATTATTGTTACAGCACAACAAGGTTCTGCGTCCTTATTACAGCGTAAATTAAAACTAGGATACAATCGTGCAGGGCGTTTAATTGATCAATTAGAGGCAGCCGGTATTGTCGGTGGTTTTGAAGGTAGTAAAGCCAGACAAGTGTTAGTAACAGATTTAGTGGCACTAGATCAATTATTAGAAAACGAAAAAAATTAA
- the ribB gene encoding 3,4-dihydroxy-2-butanone-4-phosphate synthase: MNTTKTQDNTAFKLNTIEEAIQDIKAGKVIIVVDDEDRENEGDFVAAAELVTPEMINFMATHGRGLICTPLTEQRCEELDLHMMVTNNTDHMETAFTVSVDLKGQGVTTGISAGDRAKTVQALTKADTKPFDLARPGHIFPLVAKEGGVLRRTGHTEAAIDFARLAGLQPAGVIVEIMNEDGTMARLPQLIEVAKKFDLKLVSIEDLIAYRMDHDSLIVKKDDFDIETRFGSFRLRAYQQTTNNQVHIALTKGDWKKDDTVLTRVNSTLVNNDILGTLTNNADEKLDDMFRVINDEGKGAILFINQEAESMNLLQRLSLLKSEQKPNTIVKAPAIAMDSKDFGIGAQILHDLNIHKLKLISNSQQTKRVGMIGYGLEIEEYVGY; this comes from the coding sequence ATGAATACTACAAAAACACAAGACAATACTGCTTTTAAATTAAATACCATTGAAGAAGCTATACAAGACATAAAAGCCGGAAAAGTTATTATAGTCGTTGATGACGAAGACAGAGAAAACGAAGGTGACTTTGTGGCTGCTGCCGAGTTAGTAACACCTGAAATGATCAACTTTATGGCGACTCATGGTCGTGGTTTAATCTGTACGCCGTTAACAGAACAACGTTGTGAAGAGTTAGATTTACACATGATGGTGACCAATAACACAGACCATATGGAGACCGCATTTACCGTTTCCGTAGATTTAAAAGGCCAAGGTGTTACAACAGGTATTTCGGCAGGAGATCGTGCTAAAACGGTTCAAGCTTTAACGAAGGCTGACACTAAACCTTTTGATTTAGCACGTCCTGGACATATTTTTCCTTTAGTAGCTAAAGAAGGCGGTGTTTTAAGACGCACTGGACATACAGAAGCAGCTATTGATTTTGCAAGACTAGCAGGTTTGCAACCAGCAGGAGTGATTGTAGAAATCATGAATGAAGACGGGACTATGGCACGCTTACCACAGTTAATTGAAGTGGCTAAAAAGTTTGATTTAAAACTGGTCTCTATTGAAGATTTGATTGCTTACAGAATGGATCACGATTCTTTAATTGTAAAGAAAGATGATTTTGATATCGAAACTAGATTTGGAAGTTTTAGATTAAGAGCCTACCAACAAACGACAAATAACCAAGTACACATAGCCTTAACTAAAGGCGACTGGAAAAAAGACGATACGGTTTTAACTCGCGTGAATTCTACATTAGTAAACAATGACATCTTAGGAACGTTAACAAATAATGCTGACGAAAAATTAGATGACATGTTCCGCGTTATTAATGACGAAGGAAAAGGTGCTATCCTATTTATCAATCAGGAAGCGGAATCGATGAATCTTTTACAACGTTTATCTCTTTTAAAAAGTGAACAAAAGCCAAATACGATTGTAAAAGCACCAGCAATTGCAATGGATAGTAAAGATTTTGGAATTGGCGCACAGATATTACACGATTTAAACATTCATAAATTAAAATTAATTTCTAATTCTCAACAAACTAAACGTGTTGGAATGATTGGTTACGGTTTAGAAATCGAAGAATACGTAGGGTACTAA
- the tpx gene encoding thiol peroxidase yields the protein MAKITLGGTPVETIGNLPEIGAQAPDFTLTASDLSTHKLSDFKGQKVVLNIFPSVDTGTCATSVRSFNKEAAEMKNTKVLCISRDLPFAQARFCGAEGIDNVVMLSDFKTGQFGKDYGLEFATGPFEGLDSRCVVVLDENGVVKYTEQVQEVADEPNYKASLEALLDE from the coding sequence ATGGCAAAAATAACATTAGGCGGTACACCTGTCGAAACAATAGGTAATCTTCCAGAAATTGGAGCACAAGCTCCTGACTTTACTTTAACTGCAAGTGATTTATCTACACATAAATTATCAGATTTTAAAGGTCAAAAGGTGGTTTTAAATATCTTTCCAAGTGTGGATACTGGCACGTGTGCTACCTCTGTACGTTCTTTTAATAAAGAAGCAGCAGAAATGAAAAACACTAAAGTATTATGTATCTCTAGAGATTTGCCATTTGCACAAGCACGTTTTTGTGGTGCAGAGGGGATTGATAATGTCGTAATGTTATCGGATTTTAAAACAGGGCAATTTGGTAAAGACTATGGTTTAGAGTTTGCTACTGGACCTTTTGAAGGTTTAGATTCTAGATGTGTCGTTGTTTTAGATGAAAATGGTGTTGTAAAATATACAGAACAAGTACAAGAAGTGGCTGACGAACCTAATTATAAAGCATCGCTTGAGGCCTTATTAGATGAGTAA